In Papaver somniferum cultivar HN1 unplaced genomic scaffold, ASM357369v1 unplaced-scaffold_114, whole genome shotgun sequence, a genomic segment contains:
- the LOC113328771 gene encoding uncharacterized protein LOC113328771 isoform X1 — protein sequence MLSSGRDSYNKEVLWLELLDLSLNLTLSLKSCMFQKQRRPWCPHSLLQFIHQKNKKYYKHTVDQYESDLLFVAHSLVLSINEKDLHIVKPFPCNGSCIRFYLKFQLVLWGLKLWARRRGIYCNLVGFFGGIHLAVLTTFICCRFPNASGTTLISRFFETYTFWPWPTPVMLQGDLDAMALVAANKGNPMQEIVEQVRDRSTVFTCFQNSGLFKFLLLEFRHIPCKMEAQVDSRYHQPSQAKGLTRGIHDHLHPLSMARAVHNCLHRSGLCSSTFAFLQ from the exons ATGTTGAGTAGTGGTAGAGATTCTTACAACAAGGAAGTCCTGTGGTTAGAGTTGTTAGACCTCAGTTTGAATCTAACCTTGTCCCTAAAGTCATG TATGTTTCAGAAGCAAAGACGACCTTGGTGTCCTCATTCTCTTCTCCAGTTCATTCACCAAAAAAACAAGAAG TACTACAAGCACACGGTAGATCAGTATGAGAGTGATTTGCTTTTTGTTGCCCATTCACTAGTACTCTCTATCAATGAGAAGGACTTGCACATCGTTAAGCCATTCCCCTGCAATGGAAGCTGCATTAGATTTTATCTG AAGTTCCAGTTAGTGTTATGGGGCCTTAAATTATGGGCAAGAAGGCGAGGAATATACTGCAAT TTGGTTGGATTTTTCGGAGGAATTCACCTGGCTGTTCTCACAACTTTTATATGTTGTCGATTTCCTAATGCCAGTGGTACAACACTTATTTCAAGGTTCTTTGAAACTTATACATTTTGGCCATGGCCTACCCCAGTGATGCTACAAGG GGACCTGGATGCTATGGCCCTAGTAGCTGCAAACAAAGGAAATCCTATGCAAGAAATTGTAGAGCAAGTTCGTGATAGAAGTACTGTGTTTACTTGCTTCCAGAATTCCGGTTTGTTCAAGTTTTTGTTGCTGGAATTCAG GCATATACCCTGTAAAATGGAAGCCCAGGTTGATTCAAGGTATCACCAGCCAAGCCAAGCCAAGGGATTGACTCGAGGTATTCACGATCACCTTCACCCGTTAAGCATGGCTCGAGCCGTTCACAACTGTCTTCACCGGTCGG GTTTATGTTCAAGCACGTTTGCCTTCTTACAATGA
- the LOC113328771 gene encoding uncharacterized protein LOC113328771 isoform X2, with product MLSSGRDSYNKEVLWLELLDLSLNLTLSLKSCMFQKQRRPWCPHSLLQFIHQKNKKYYKHTVDQYESDLLFVAHSLVLSINEKDLHIVKPFPCNGSCIRFYLKFQLVLWGLKLWARRRGIYCNLVGFFGGIHLAVLTTFICCRFPNASGTTLISRFFETYTFWPWPTPVMLQGDLDAMALVAANKGNPMQEIVEQVRDRSTVFTCFQNSGLFKFLLLEFSL from the exons ATGTTGAGTAGTGGTAGAGATTCTTACAACAAGGAAGTCCTGTGGTTAGAGTTGTTAGACCTCAGTTTGAATCTAACCTTGTCCCTAAAGTCATG TATGTTTCAGAAGCAAAGACGACCTTGGTGTCCTCATTCTCTTCTCCAGTTCATTCACCAAAAAAACAAGAAG TACTACAAGCACACGGTAGATCAGTATGAGAGTGATTTGCTTTTTGTTGCCCATTCACTAGTACTCTCTATCAATGAGAAGGACTTGCACATCGTTAAGCCATTCCCCTGCAATGGAAGCTGCATTAGATTTTATCTG AAGTTCCAGTTAGTGTTATGGGGCCTTAAATTATGGGCAAGAAGGCGAGGAATATACTGCAAT TTGGTTGGATTTTTCGGAGGAATTCACCTGGCTGTTCTCACAACTTTTATATGTTGTCGATTTCCTAATGCCAGTGGTACAACACTTATTTCAAGGTTCTTTGAAACTTATACATTTTGGCCATGGCCTACCCCAGTGATGCTACAAGG GGACCTGGATGCTATGGCCCTAGTAGCTGCAAACAAAGGAAATCCTATGCAAGAAATTGTAGAGCAAGTTCGTGATAGAAGTACTGTGTTTACTTGCTTCCAGAATTCCGGTTTGTTCAAGTTTTTGTTGCTGGAATTCAG TTTGTGA